In the Mytilus galloprovincialis chromosome 10, xbMytGall1.hap1.1, whole genome shotgun sequence genome, one interval contains:
- the LOC143047397 gene encoding 3-[(3aS,4S,7aS)-7a-methyl-1,5-dioxo-octahydro-1H-inden-4-yl]propanoyl:CoA ligase-like, which yields MEQSNEKQSYAFTVDASEVPYQAIPYLLRDNVKICPDREAIVFLTTTGKRSCVKYQELYDSAIYFAKGLLETGIKRNDVVAISNKNCVEWAISSLGVQMAGAIPLHFFFKRLDGSDLLETLHGIQRCTTLLIEPGHLDKNVDICKNLACSFQPEVSSSISSKLLVDLYQVLLLQPSDNGTRCSTVADLIENGKVSNIALPLISPDDIAAIFLTSGSTGIPKAVPHTHLSLIRSLYDFGNYMDLEPGTRYYNDRPFSWLGGYPGVYMVHQSTRVTASDIMALKSIDEINCFTTKALEAEKCTVALLITPCLHDMMHNKLPPCKQWPMKVIATGGLPVESSCTKAAGVMADKVVVVYGLTEVGFASTLSVSNPNEFEDHSIGYPAPGVELKIVDDDGNIVTKGTSGEIYFRSRDRFQGYLNNKEKSVLCSDKAGWYKTDDIGIMRENGSFVVTGRKSDMMIIGGLLVSPLYVENIIKKHPMVVDAYIYPVHNDKMFQCAYAAIVVEPEGALSEEDLRNYIVQQQAGNRDSFLAKRYIPEHFIFYKELPHTHNGKLDRKATALMIKSTKGITST from the coding sequence ATGGAACAGAGCAATGAAAAACAAAGCTATGCATTTACGGTTGATGCTTCCGAAGTTCCGTATCAAGCTATACCTTATCTGCTAAGAGACAATGTCAAAATATGTCCAGATCGTGAGGCTATTGTTTTCCTTACAACAACAGGGAAAAGAAGTTGCGTTAAATATCAAGAACTTTACGATAGTGCAATATATTTTGCTAAAGGACTTTTAGAGACGGGAATCAAAAGGAACGATGTAGTCGCCATTTCAAACAAAAACTGCGTGGAATGGGCTATCAGTTCATTGGGCGTACAAATGGCAGGCGCAATACCGCTACATTTCTTTTTTAAGCGTTTAGACGGATCAGATTTACTGGAAACACTGCATGGAATACAAAGATGTACAACATTACTTATTGAACCGGGTCATTTGGATAAGAATGTTGACATATGCAAAAATTTGGCGTGTAGCTTTCAACCGGAAGTAAGCAGCTCTATATCAAGTAAGTTATTGGTTGATTTATACCAGGTATTGTTACTGCAACCCTCTGACAACGGGACACGATGCTCTACTGTTGCCGACCTCATAGAAAATGGCAAAGTTTCAAATATTGCGCTTCCTTTAATATCACCTGATGATATTGCTGCAATATTTCTCACCTCTGGTAGTACTGGAATCCCGAAGGCAGTTCCGCACACTCATTTATCGCTGATTCGAAGTTTGTATGATTTTGGAAACTACATGGATCTAGAACCAGGAACTAGATATTACAATGATCGACCTTTTAGCTGGCTTGGTGGCTACCCTGGTGTATACATGGTTCACCAGTCCACGCGAGTTACTGCAAGTGATATCATGGCATTAAAAAGCATTGACGAAATAAACTGTTTTACCACAAAAGCGCTTGAAGCAGAAAAGTGTACCGTGGCTTTACTGATAACACCGTGTTTACATGATATGATGCATAACAAGTTACCACCGTGTAAACAATGGCCAATGAAAGTGATTGCAACTGGAGGATTGCCAGTAGAATCATCTTGTACCAAGGCAGCAGGAGTTATGGCTGACAAGGTTGTTGTGGTGTATGGACTTACCGAGGTTGGATTTGCCTCCACTTTGTCGGTTTCAAATCCAAATGAATTTGAAGATCACTCAATCGGGTATCCGGCACCAGGGGTTGAACTGAAAATAGTAGACGATGACGGGAACATTGTGACAAAGGGCACTTCCGGTGAAATATACTTCCGCAGTAGAGATCGTTTTCAAGGTTACTTGAATAATAAGGAAAAAAGTGTTTTATGTTCAGATAAGGCTGGATGGTATAAGACTGATGATATTGGAATTATGAGAGAAAATGGCAGCTTTGTTGTCACAGGGCGCAAATCAGATATGATGATTATTGGTGGCCTTCTTGTGTCCCCACTTTATGTCGAAAATATTATTAAGAAACACCCTATGGTCGTTGATGCTTACATTTATCCTGTACATAATGATAAAATGTTTCAATGCGCGTATGCTGCGATTGTGGTTGAACCGGAAGGAGCACTCAGTGAAGAAGATTTAAGGAATTATATTGTGCAACAACAAGCGGGAAACCGAGATTCATTTCTTGCAAAACGTTACATTCCAGAACATTTTATCTTCTACAAAGAACTGCCGCACACACATAATGGAAAATTAGATAGAAAAGCTACGGCTTTGATGATTAAATCAACAAAAGGCATCACATCAACATGA